The genomic interval ATCAGAAACTGTTCAAGTCTATTTTGGTGATTTCAATTTATCAATAGGCGCGCAGCTTAGAAGTGGTGTTTGTGAAATTTATGGCGTCCCTGTAAAAAACCGTGCGGTTGAAATTTCCACACTCGATGGTACTAAATCCAAAGACATATTTGTGGATGCAAAAGAAGGAGAGACGACAACAATTACTGTAGGGGCTGATTTTTTTTGAAAAATAATATTAATAAAATGCTAATTGGATAAAATATTTTATTACAAAATTTCAAGTATACTTTAAATGTATTTTTCCATGAATGGAGCAATGACCATAAAAAAAATTGAGTCCTTAAATAAAATTATTATCAAATGAAAAACAAAAATTTGTTGTACATATTGCCATTGATGTGTTTTACATTAACGCTAATCAATAGTTGTAAAAAAGATGACATATCCTCTTCATTAATTATTGGCCAAAGTTATCAAGGTGGCAAAATCGCCTATATTTTACAACCAGGAGATTCTAATTATATCCATAATACACAACATGGATTAATTGCAGCTCCAAACGATCACAGTAGTGACATTCAATGGTATGATAAACATATATACAACCATATTGGTACAACATCATCGAAAATAGGCACTGGAAGTGCAAATACAAATACTATTGTAAATCTTCAAGGTGAAGGCACCTATGCAGCTAAGTTGTGTTTAGATTTAGTTTTGAATGGTTACGACGACTGGTATTTACCAAGTTATTATGAATTAACCACGCTAAACTCCAATAAGCTTAAAATAGGAAATTTTGACCCTTTTGGATACTATTGGAGTTCAACAGAAAACAATGAGTACTATGCTTGGGGATTTGACTTTGATTTAGGTAAGAATCATATTAATCTAAAAGACGGATTTGGAAAAGTACGAGCTATTCGTTCTTTCTAAAAAGTTGAATATTAATAATAATATAATTAACTTATGCCTCAGTTTAAATTTCTTAGTTATTTTTTATTGTATTTAATTTTCACTATTCCACATGGAAATTCACAGGATAATCCATTAATTGAGGCATTCAAAAAAAACAACTACGACCAAGTCAGGCAATTATTAAATGAAAATAAATATATAAATGTTCCTGATCCTTATAATAATTGGACCCCGATTTTTTATGCTACCACTCAAGCTGGTTTGGAATCATATTTAAAATCGGAAAAGAAAAATAAGAATTCTGAAGGTCAAAGTTTTATTGAATATAAACAGCAATTTCATGAAATAGTAAATATGCTCTTAGAAAAAGGTGCCAGGATAAACGTGTTTGATAAAATTGGAAAAAGTCCACTCTACTATGCAGTATTTAATGATGATAGTATTCTTGTAAATCAATTTTTGGATAAAGGTGTGGGAATTGAAGATTCTGAAGAGTTATTTCTGTTAGCTTCAAAATACGGATTTATTAGGATTGTATCTAATTTGCTAGAAAATAAATTGGATCCATGTGATGCCAATAAAGAGGGGTTTGGGGCTTTACATCTTGCAGCAATGAATGGGAAATTAAATACTTTTAGCATATTGTCGTCCAACACCACAAACATTGATTGTAAAACAAAGCCATCTTCAGGTTATTTTTCAGAACTCACTTCATTGCAACTTGCTTGTATGAATGGCCAGGTTCAAGTCATTCCCAATCTTTTATCAAAAGGAGCATTATTAGAAGTAAAAATGAAGGATGGCAAGAATTTGCTCCATTTAGCAGCTATGGGTGCTAGATTCGAAGTGTCCAGTTATTCCAAAAAGGGTGAAATAGAAATGGAAGATATTGTACTTGGGGGCAATATTAATTTAGTCCAATTCATAGATTCAGTCAAACCTAATTTACATGAATACGACCAGATCGGAGCCAACCCATTACATTATGCATGCTATTACAGGAAGTTGCCGCTTGCTGTAGAATTATTTAATCAAGGAGAATTGCCAGTGATTATCAAATCAACTTGCGAGCATTCATTTGCCTCAGCCTTATCACAAATTCTTTTTAAAATAGAAAAAGATACGAACTCATTTGTGAAAAGTGAATTTGATATCGCCAAGAATTTGATTTTGATTGCGAAAAAGAAATATCAGGATAGCTTAACCAAAGTGAATAATAAAATTGTGAGTAGCGATTTACTCAATATTCTTACCGTGGCTTTGACATTTGCCGGAGGTGGTTTGATAGGTTTGGCTTTAACTTATGGTGATATATTCTCTGAAATTGAGTGCCCAGTTATTCATTCTTATGATTTAAAAAGTATTAAAAAATATCTAAAAGCTCAAATAACGATTTGTGATAACTTTTTAGTCTTAATGGACGACAAGGATGCCATTCAAAACAAAAATATATTTTATGAAAAATTAATTTCAATTCTCAATGTAAAAGAATTAATGAGTAAGGAGCAATAAACATTCACAATTTACAATAGTCAATTAAAAAAAACAATTATGAAAAAATCAATCGTATCTGCATTCTTTTTACTATTAACATCTGGTTTTATAAATTCACAGTCGGCCGTTATCCTGGATAAAGCACAAATAAATTTTCCAGTTCAGGATAAATTATCCGCAGTTGTTTTTATTCCAATTGAAACGTTTTCAATAGATGCAAAAGATCATCTTGAAGAAACAAATTGGGACTTTGATTATTATAATGTAACAAAAGAACAGATTCGGATTCTGTGCAGGTCACTTTTCTTAGAAGCAAAATTTGAAGCTATACAAAGCGACTCTAGTAATGCTTCCTCTTATACATTAAGTTTCGGTATGGAGGGCACAACGACAGGAAAAATAAGTACTGCCTATAGCGATGTTACAACAAATCTAGAGTTGACCTGGAAGTTGGCGTCCAACAAAGATTCAAAAATACTTTTTAGAGAGAAAATTACCGGATCATTTACTAACAAAATTGGTAATTTATTTAATGGGAAGAAAAATGCAAGAAAAAGAATGGAAGGAGCACTAACTGATGCTTTTCTTAAATCATATACTTTATTATATACAAAGATTAGTGAAATTCAAAAACAAGAATGATCTATAATTATACTTCACAACGGCAATAACGAGAATTTTTAAACCGTCATTATTTCTTTATCTTTTAGTTCCACAATTTTATCAATTTTGGAACTATAATCGTTGACAGAATTTTGAATTTCTTGTTCTTTACGTTTTGCAATATCTTCAGCAAGTCCGTTTTTTTGTTCCTTTTTAATAGTGTCAAGTATTTTATGTCGGGTTGCTCGCACACTTACTTTGGCTTCTTCACCATAATGTTTGATTTGTTTGACATATTCTTTTCTTCGTTCTTCTGTTAAAGGTGGAATGGAGATGCGTATTAATTCTCCGTCGTTTTGTGGAGTAAGTCCTAAATTGGATGCAAAGATTGCTTGTTCAATGTCTCCAATAATTTTCTTTTCCCAAGGTTGAATTGCAATGGTACGGGAATCAGACAAACTGAGATTTGCAACTTGAGTAATGGGTACCGGGGAGCCATAATAATTAACCAAAATTCCATCTAAAACAGAAGTAGATGCCTTTCCAGTTCTGACTTTTGATAATTCTTTATGTAAATGATCGATCGCTCGGTCAAAATCTTCTTTTGCTTTTTTAAATTGTAATTCTAGTTCTGCCGACATAAAAGCCTTATTAATAGTTATATATAATACAGTTTACGCTAAATTAGTCCCTGTTGATCCCTACGTAGCGCAAAACTAAATAAATCAGCATAACTAATGAAGATAAAGCTGCAGATACATAAGTGAGTCCTGCCCAGGTAAGTGCATCTTTTGCCCCATCATATTCAGCACCAGAAACAATTCCCCGTTCATTAATCCAGACTAATGCACGTTTAGAAGCATCAAATTCGACAGGTAATGTGATAAAACTAAATAAAGTGGTGACTGCAAAAACGATAATCGTGATCAATAATAAAGAAGGAAAGGTATTTGCTAACATAAATGCAGCAATCAATAAAAACTGCTGAGCCATGGAAGCAACCTTTACGACGGGCACCAATCGGGACCTTAATTGTAACATAGCGTAGGCAGTATCATGTTGAACAGCATGTCCGCATTCATGAGCAGCAACCGCTGCAGAAGCAACACTTCTTCCATGATAAACATCGTGACTTAGGTTTACCGTTTTGTCTAAAGGATTATAATGATCACTTAAAAAACCATTGGATTCCAATACCTTGACTTCATGGATACCGTAATAATTTAACATTTCTTCTGCTATTTCCTTACCCGATTTATTAGAGCGAAGACCCATCAAAGAATAGGTTTTAAACTTAGACTGTAAACGGTTTGAAACAAACATCCCAATCAGCGATAAAACAATCGTGAGTATATAGTAAATCATGTAATCTGCATTAAATATCATAGTAATAGTTTTTGTAAATAAGACTAACAGTAAAAATGGAAAAGAGATTCAAAAATAGGAATTAAAATTTTCTTAAAAAATAGTAAAGTTTAATTTGAAAAAAACAGGGATTCAACTATTTAAAGACTTCTGGATTGGAAAAAACGAGTTTCCTTGATGAATTCAAAACCAGTATAAGGTCTGAGTGCTTCCGGAATGCGGATACCTTCCGGAGTTTGATGGTTTTCAAGTAAAGCGGCTACAATACGCGCTAAGGCAAGTGCACTTCCATTTAAAGTGTGCGTAAATGCAGAATCCCCTTTTTCATTTTTAAAACGAAGTTTTAAACGGTTTGCCTGGAAACTTTCAAAATTAGAAACCGAACTGACTTCCAACCATCGTTGTTGTGCGGCGGAATACACTTCAAAATCATAGGTCATCGCTGCTGTAAAGCCCATGTCACCACCACATAATCGGAGGATTCTATAAGGGAGTTCTAATTTCAGGAGCAAGCTTTCAACGTGTTGGATCATTTCATCGAGCACGGCATACGAATTGTCGGGATGCTCAATTCTAACTAATTCAACTTTGTCAAACTGATGTACTCGGTTTAAGCCTTTCACATGTGCACCATACGAACCCGCTTCCCGCCTAAAGCAAGGGGTATATGCACAAAGTTTAAAAGAGAAATCCTGGGATTTTAAAAGGATATCTCTATAAATATTAGTAACCGGTACTTCCGCTGTTGGAATTAGGTATAGATTATCTTTTTCAGCAAAATACATCTGCCCTTCTTTATCTGGCAATTGGCCAGTTGCCCGAGCAGAATCGGCATTGACTAAAAGGGGTGCTTGAATTTCTTCATATCCAGCTTTGGAAGCTTCATCCAGGAAAAAATTAATTAAAGCGCGCTGCAATTTAGCACCTTGATTCCTGTATAATATGAATCCGGAACCTGCAATTTTTACGCCTAGTTCCATATCAAAAAGATCGTATTTTTTAGCCAACTCCCAATGAGGCAGTGCATCTTTTGGCAATTCAGGAAGTGCTTGAACCCAAGGTTTATAAACCAGATTGTCTTCAGCGGATGTTCCTTCAGGTACCAAATGAAATGGAATATTTGGAAGCTGAATCAGTTTTTCTTCAAGTTGGACTTTAGCCAAAGCTAGCTGATCTTCCAGTATCTTATTTTGTTCCTTTAAATCTGCAACGCCTTGTTTTAAGGCTTCTGCAGCCGATACTTGCCCTGATTTAAACAAATCACCAATCTCTTTAGCCAATTGGTTTAATTTCGCTAAATTATCATCGACAAGACCTTGGGTGGCTTTCCGGGTGTCATCTAAGGCAATTATTTCCGGAACCAGGGAAATGAGATCTTTTGATAAATTTCGTTTCTTGTAACCTTCAATAACCCTTTCGGTTTCATTTCTTAGAATCCTGAGTTCTACCATATTATAAATCTTCTGTTGGGCAATGTTACATCAAGAACTGGAAATTTTTAAAAAAAAGATGAAAAATCAATTTGAGATATCATATATTTGCATGGCAAAACCGAATGGTTTTCAAATCTATCGCATCTCCAGAGTTTTTCCTGTTAGTCTATTTCAAATAAATATTCAGATCTAATTTGATATATAGATTGACTGAAACTCTGAAAATCGAACCGTATTAGAACCCGTTTTTATTTCAAATCTTTAATTTTTGACCCTTTTTCCATCCGTCCAATTTTAGTTTATGTACGATATTTTGCAATTAAATGATATGCTGGTTCCAGAACTTAGGGAATTAGCTGAAAAGAATGGCGTAGTAAATCCTAAAAAACTTAGTAAACAGGATTTAATCTATAAAATTTTAGATCAGCAAGCTCTAAATAAAAGCTCAGAAACTGCTGATGAAACCAAAGAAGGAGCGCCTAATGTAGGAGATAAAACACCTGCTTATGATATTTTGGAAGATGAAAATAACGTGCGACATCGCCGAAGACGAGTCGTTAAAGCTGCAGATCAGAATGAAGAAGCAGAGCTGGTTCAAGATTCAAAAATAGAAAAAATGGAGGCTGAAGCTCCAATCACAGAAGCTGAAGTAATACCAGAAGTGGTTGCAGAAACTTCAGAAAAAATTGCAGAAATGCCACAAGAAGATACACGTCAAAGGTTTCAACCAAGAGATCGCAGACAAAGTGGAGGTGATTTTAGACCAAATCCAAACCCGAATAGAAGATATAATCCAAATCAAAACCCAAATCAGAATCCGAATTCAAACCAAAATCTAAATCCAAACCCGAATCCAAATCGGGAACCTGGAAATCAAGAGGAAAGAACAGAAACACCAGGACAAGAAGTGGAAGAAAATTTCGAACAACCAAGACGTCCGGAACCTTTATTTATTGTTGAATTAGAAGGGGTTATTGAAGGTGCAGGTGTTTTAGAAATGATGCCGGATGGTTACGGTTTTTTAAGAAGTTCGGATTACAATTATCTTTCTTCTCCTGATGATATTTATGTGTCGCCATCTCAAATAAAATTATTTGGATTAAAAACCGGAGATACCGTTGTCGGACCAATTCGCCCACCAAAAGAAGGAGAAAAATATTTTGCTTTATTAAAAGTTTCAAGAATCAATGGATTAGAGCCTGCTATGATCCGGGATCGGGTACCTTTTGATTATTTGACACCATTGTTTCCAAATGAGAAATTTAAATTGACTACGAGTCCTGCAGGTAGAGATTATGGAAACCGAATGATCGATTTATTTACACCCATCGGTAAAGGACAGAGGGGATTGATTGTTGCACAACCGAAAACCGGAAAAACCTTCTTATTAAAAGATATTGCCAATGCAATTTCTACAAATCATCCGGAATGTTTTTTATTGATTTTATTAATTGATGAAAGGCCAGAAGAGGTTACAGATATGAGGAGAAGCGTGAATGCAGAAGTGATTGCTTCGACTTTTGATGAACCAGCTGATAATCATGTACGCGTTGCAAATATCGTCTTAGAGAAAGCAAAGCGAATGGTAGAATGTGGACATGACGTAGTCATTCTGTTGGATTCCATTACCCGTTTAGCCAGAGCATATAATACAGTAGCTCCATCTTCAGGTAAAGTATTATCAGGAGGGGTGGAAGCAAATGCTTTACAAAAACCAAAGAAATTTTTTGGAGCTGCCCGGAAAATTGAAAATGGAGGATCCCTTACTATTATAGCGACTGCTTTAATTGATACGGGTTCCAAAATGGATGGGGTTATCTTCGAAGAATTTAAAGGTACTGGTAATATGGAATTACAACTCGACAGAACCTTATCCAATAAACGTTTATATCCATCCATTGATCTAACGAAATCCAGTACCAGAAGGGAAGACTTACTTTTAGATGATCAAATCATCCAGAAAATGTTTGTATTGAGAAATCATTTGGCTGATATGAAACCTGAGGAAGCCGTAGAATTTGTGAAAAAGCATATGGTAGGTACTACTACTAATGAAGAGTTCTTGATTTCTATGAATAGTCGATAATCCTTTGAAAATTAAAAAGCAAAAGATTTTGAATAAATAAAATAAAATGTATCTTTGCAGTCCTTTTTAATAAGGCATTGAAAATCATCTTGTTATGAAACGTACCTTTCAACCTTCCAGAAGAAAAAGAGCCAACAAACATGGCTTTAGATCCCGTATGAAAAGCAAAAATGGAAGAAAAATTCTTGCTCGCAGAAGATCTAGAGGCAGACTTCGTTTGAGCGTTTCAGATGAAGGCGTAAGCAAATAGGCCATTTTTCGCTGAAATGTGAGCCCTAATAATAAATTTCCAGCCAGGCTCCGGATTAAATCCAGAAAACAAATTGAACTCCTTTTTGAGAACAAGCTATCTTTATTTGCCCATCCATTTCTATTAAAGTATCATTTTACTAAATTGGAAGGAGATCAATTAGCAGCTCCAAAATTTGCAGTTTCCGTTCCTAAGAGAGCTTTTAAAAAAGCACATGATCGCAATTTATTGAAACGGCGTATTCGCGAGGCATACAGACTACATTGGAAATTGTATTTACCTGAAATGAGTAACTATGAGGCTTTATTCATGTTTATTTATATAGGAAAAACTATTGCCGATTATCAGGAGATCGAGCACGGACTTATTCAGGTTTTTAAGAAGTTAGAAAAGTTAAATGATGGAACTTGAATCCAAGGAATCTTTATTGTTTTAAATGTGCCAGGCTTTGTAAAAATTAATTATTCAGAAATTTTAGAATCTAATTCTAAACGTTAAACTATTTAGAACATTTTATTCTTGGCCCTGATTCTTTTAGATGCGTTCCTTTTTATTTGCCTTTACCAGCCACTAAACGTATGCCATCTACTTCCAATTGAATACTCCGTTTTTTATATAAATCGCCAATTGCTTTTTTAAATGTTTTTTTACTAATACCTAATTGATCATAAATTAAATCTGCCTCACTCTTATCGGTGAGTGCTAAAAATCCATTATTATTTGTTAATTTTTCTAAGATCATTTGTGCGATATCTGGTATTTTTTGATGTCCACTACTTTGCAGACTTAAATCAATTTTTCCATCCGGGCGAATTTTTTTAATATAGCCAGTACATTTCATCCCAACATCAAGCCTGGTAAATACTTCATCTTTATACAAAATACCAGTATAGGTATTATTGATTATTGCTTTATAACCTAATTCTGTAATATGGTAAATAAGTAAATTGACTTGTTCATTAATGTCGAGATTGGGTATGCTCGTATTAAAATACTTATCTATTTTATTCGAAGCAAATATCCGGTCTGATTCAGGATCCACCAGTACATAGACTACATACCAACGACCTTCTTCCATATCTTTTCGTTGTTCGCGAAAAGGGACCATCAAATCCTTATTTACACCCCATTCTAAAAAAGCACCAACATTATTTACAGAGTTACATTTCATAAATGCAAATTCTCCAACTTGGGCTAAAGGAATTTCGGTAGTTCCGATAATTCGATCTTCAGAATCAAAATAGATAAAAGCATCTATATCATCGTTAGGCATAGCATCTATAGGAACATAACGCTTAGGCATGAGAATTTCACCGTAGCTACCACCATCTAAGTAAATTCCAAAATCTACTTTTTTAACGATTCGCAATGTATTAAACTTGCCTATTTGTATCATATAGCAAAGATGGTGTCTTTTTTTATTAGTTTCGAATGAATGCGGGTGTTTTTATAGGATAATACCTATTTGCAATTTAGTTGCTCGATTCGTTTATACTAAATAGAAATGAAAAAGAATGCCTTTTTCTTTATTTATAAGAGGTGAAAATTATTTTTATTCCAATTCTAAATTTTAATTCAAAGCAACAAATCTGAGTTATTGTAAAACAATTGAACAAATTTTAAAACTATTTTAAGCAGGATATTCATTGCATAGATTTGAAATCAATTAATTTTTTAAATTGTTTTCTATTATAATTTTTGGTTTCCTTCAAATAGATCAAGGCGTTTAGACATTGATTTTAATTAAAAAATAATTTAGAGTTTAATTCCCGGTGCTCTTTATTCGATCCACCATATTATACAACCATGTTTTTTCTATTAATCGGTTATCAGCCCGGATGTCGATGAGCCATTTTTCTTGTTCTGTTTTAGTAAGTTGGCGAGTAGAAAATAGTCGATTTGCAGTATTTAAAAAGTTGGTATAATATTCCCGATGATATCCAAGTTTTTTAGATCGTTTAATTAAATTTCTGGTAGCCTGAATTTGATTATGCATCAATTCATCCTCCTTGATTTCATAATAAATTTTAATCATTTCAACCCGTGCATTTAATTCGATGAGTGGATCTTTAAATACACTGGTATTTAATAAATAAAGAGCCTTTGAATATTCTTTTTGTTCTTTGTAAATTTTAGCAAGGTTAAAGCTATAGATGGTATTTCGCTCTTTTGGATTTACAAGATTTTTGTATTCTTCCAATAATTTTATTGCTAATTTTAAATCATCCATTCGAATACAAAGGGCAATAATGTTTTTATAAGTTAAGGAGCTCATCACCCCGTAATCCAACAACCAACCAGATTTTACACAATGTTGAAATAGTTCCAGTGTTTGTTTAAAAAAACTTGTATTATTTTGGTTGATCTTACGGATACAATAATTTAATGCAGTAAGATAAATTTCCCGGCCCCTTTCGAAATCAAAATCAACTTCATATTGCTGAATCCTCTTTAAGTATTCCACAAAATATTCTTCTTTTTCTGGATGTTGATACATTTTTAAAGCCAGCAGGTAAATTTGTACTTCCGGATATTTTGACCAATTCTTGGATTCGGCATATTCTACCCAGGAGTTAATTAATGGATATTCTAAAGTGGTGGCACCAATGGATTCATGGGAAAGTTGTTCAAGATAGATTCGTAAGCGTTTAAGCATAGATGAAATTTCAAGAATTTCAGAGCTTTCGGCAAAATCAAAATAACTAAAACGATTTTTAAAAGATTCATAAGACAAGAGCTCCATATCTACCTGATACCTCAATTCGAATAGGTCGGGATTCCATTCCTTTTTATTTAGGATTTGTTGTCTGAAAGCAGTTGCTTGATTTTCAAAAAGATTAATATGTTTTGCTTTGCGCAGAAACCGAATAAAGGAGAGTTCGCGTTCTAATTCTGAGTTTTGTTTTTCTTCAACATAAATATAGTTTTTCAAATGTTTTAAGAGCTCAGAGAATAGCAAGCGCAGTTTAACATCTTCAAAAGTTAGTTTTGGATAGAGAAATTGAAACAAGTTATTTTTCAATTCTTCTATATCCTCATCGATCATTTCATCTATTTTTTCAAGGCTTTTTAGTAGTTTAGGCTTGGTATTAAATAAAGGAGATGCTAAATATTTCTTAAAACCTTGTTTTTGACGAGGGATTAGTGTTAAATAAAGATCAATGAATTGAGGATTTTTCATAATATATACTACAATATAAAATTATAATATGTTGATAGTCACATATATAAAATTATTTATTACAAATTACAAGCTACAAATTACAAATTTTTTATTTCCCAAGCGGTTATTAGCGAAATACATTTGTATTGTAAAATTAAGGCCAGAGCCATGAATAGATTTATCAGAAACGGAATGCTAGCCTTTGTAACCCTCTTTTGGGTCTTAGGTTTTGTATCATCCGTCCAAGCACAAAATGCAGTTACCATGTACCTGGTAGATCAGGGATGGGTAGGAGATACCAATATTATTGAATTGCGTTGTACGCAATTTCAGAACATATCGGCTATGCAGTTTTCATTAAAAGAAGAAAATAATCTTGGCCGTTTTATTTCCATGGATCAAATAAATATACCAAATTTTTCAGTTGGCAGTAATACTTTTTACAATACCAGTAACAGTACCTTAACGGTAACCTGGGATGTTCCGTTTATATTTGGTTTAAGCATTCCAGACGGACAAGTGTTATTCCGTTTTAGATGGCAATCGAATCCAGCTTTAAAGCATTGTTATAAAATGGTGGAATCTCCAACTCCGGTTGAAATTATTGATGCCGCTACAAACACACTCAATGTTAAATTATTTTCTTCTTGTGATCCATTTCTTGCGATCCCAAGTTTTTTCAATGCATACTATGATATTAATAAGTCCTGTACCTATGAAACCCAGGAACCCATTTTTTCGCACTATACTATAATTGATAGTTTCAATAATCAGGTATTTATTTATAAAAATCCGCAGCAATTATTTTATTCAAAATCAGAATTTGGATTGCATCATTTTTCTGTAATTCCTGAAACGCCTGTTTGGTCGGCATGCAATCAGAATCAAATCCAGTTAATCGATTCTACTACTAAGTTTTTAAGTTTTAATTATGGTATTCAATCTATTATTTCATGCCCTCTGTTACAGGTAGAAATTCAAACCCCTGTGGTGCGAAGGTGTATAGATTACCAGTATTACATACAGTATAGCAATAAAGGTACGATCCCGGAATTAAATACAAAAATAAGGATTAAGTTAGATCCTTATATGCAATTTATTAGTTCCAGTATCCCGGTTTCTTTAGTTCAATTGCCCTATGTTGAATTTAATGTTGGAAATTTGGATGTGTTTCAATCTGGTAATTTTTCAATTACTGTAAATATTGATTGTGCTACTACACAAGTTGGCCAAACGCATTGTGTTTCAGCTGAAATTTTACCAAAATATGATTGTTTTAC from Saprospiraceae bacterium carries:
- a CDS encoding T9SS type A sorting domain-containing protein, with protein sequence MNRFIRNGMLAFVTLFWVLGFVSSVQAQNAVTMYLVDQGWVGDTNIIELRCTQFQNISAMQFSLKEENNLGRFISMDQINIPNFSVGSNTFYNTSNSTLTVTWDVPFIFGLSIPDGQVLFRFRWQSNPALKHCYKMVESPTPVEIIDAATNTLNVKLFSSCDPFLAIPSFFNAYYDINKSCTYETQEPIFSHYTIIDSFNNQVFIYKNPQQLFYSKSEFGLHHFSVIPETPVWSACNQNQIQLIDSTTKFLSFNYGIQSIISCPLLQVEIQTPVVRRCIDYQYYIQYSNKGTIPELNTKIRIKLDPYMQFISSSIPVSLVQLPYVEFNVGNLDVFQSGNFSITVNIDCATTQVGQTHCVSAEILPKYDCFTSPNWSGASIKLDARCENGKAKFRIQNTGAQNMLESTQYWIVEDDIMPGLKKDIKLNAGQFQDFEYPANGTCYRLIADQVKNHPGHSQPTLALEACGRNTSGTFSTGYFLMFAEDEEDPNIAIDCQASRGSFDPNDKIGMPLGYGPEQFVDLQRSIDYKIRFQNTGNDTAFRVVIVDTLSEWMDLRSLKILDASHPFSFSLINRVLSFRFDPIYLPYKSIDEEKSNGYVNYSIQSKVNAPLKSKILNEASIYFDFNAPILTNTTIHTLAKDFIIVSVEPADPENTIVNIYPNPGTDFITIESEHLSPEKDFILYDLLGHEVMHQKLFEKFSKIKLSKYLKSGIYLIKIVDSKNTIFNSRIEICTKN